AAAAAAACCTGATGTGAGGCCAGCATTTCAACGCCCAACTGCGCCACGAAACCGGTGACGACCAGTTGGCCGAACGCCCAAACCAGTTGCTCGATGGTTGTCGGCACGCCGGCGTTGAACAGCCGTTTGAACGTTTGCAAATTTGGCTGGGCCATTTCGCGAAACGAGAGAAAGAGCGCGCTTTTGCGGCTGCGCAGCAAATACAGCGTGCCGAGAAAGCCGAGCGTGTGGCAGATGCCGGCGGCGAGCGCCGCGCCTTGCACTTCCAAACGCGGCAAGCCGAACAAACCGAAGATCAGCAGCGGCGCCAAAATCAAATTCAAGCCGTTGATGCCGAGATTGATGAGCATCGAATACTGCGTGTCGCCGGCGCCGCGCACGATGCCGACGGCGATGAAGTTGGTGATGATGAACGGCGCGAAGATCGCGAGCGTTCGCAAGTATGTCACGCCGGCCTGTTCCGCCGCCGCGCCGCCGTCCTCCTTGATCAGCTTGAAGATGTTGGTGGCGCCAAAATACCAAAACACCGCCAGCAAACAGGCCATGCCGGCGCCGAGAATCATCGCCTGGCTGAGAATGTGATTGGCTTCCTCCTTCTCGCCGGCGCCGAGATGGCGCGTGATGATCAGTGTGCTGCCGACGATGAACGTGATCAACACCGTGATGCAGAGAATGACCACTTGCAAAGCCATGCCGACGCCGCCGAACGCCGCGGCGCTGATCTTGCCGATGAGGATGGATTCAACCGTCCACATGATCGTCTGCGAGGCCAGATCGACCACCGCCGGCAGCGCCGTTCGCAGCAGGTTTTTGAGGGGCGAAGCTTCCGCGCCCTTGAATGATAGACGCATAGTCGATGCGGCCGAATCCGTATCCGCGTCCGTATAGGACAAAGTTAACCCTCCTTGTTGCTTGTTGCTGGTCGCTGGTTTCTATTTGCAACAAGCTACAAACAACCAGTTGCCAGCAACCAGCTACCAGCAACCGCTCAGTCGTAATATTCGAGACCGAGATGCGTGATCAATTCCTCGCCGCGCAGATGGCGCAGGGTGTTCTTCAGTTTCATCAATTGAATGAACAGATCGTGCTCGGGGTAAAGCTCGGGCGCGGTCATCGGACTCTTGAAATAGAACGACAGCCATTCCTGAATGCCCTTCATGCCGCTGCGCTGCGCCAGATCGAGGAAGAGCACGACGTCGAGCACGATGGGCGCGGCGAGAATGCTGTCACGGCAGAGGAAATCGATTTTGATTTGCATCGGATAGCCGAGCCAGCCGAAGATGTCGATATTGTCCCAGCCCTCCTTATTATCACCGCGCGGCGGGTAATAGTTGATGCGCACCTTGTGATAGTAATCTTTATACAGGTCGGGATACAAATCGGGCTGCAAAATATAATCGAGCACCGAAAGCTTGCTTTCTTCCTTGGTGCGGAAGGATTCGGGATCGTCCAGCACTTCGCCGTCGCGGTTGCCGAGAATGTTGGTGGAATACCATCCCGCCAGTCCGAGCAGGCGCGCTTTGATGCCGGGCGCCACCACGGTTTTCATCCAGGTTTGGCCGGTTTTGTAGTCTTTGCCGGCCAGCGGCGAGCCGTTGATTTTTGCCAGCTCGATCATCGCCGGAATATCCGCGGTCAAATTCGGCGCGCCGTTGGCGAAGGGAATGCCTTCTTGCAGCGCGGCATACGCATAAATCATGCTGGGCGCAATCGCCGGATTATTTTCGCAGAGGGCCTTTTCAAACGAGTCGATGCTTTGATAAGCCGGATCGTTCGGCGGCATGAAAATTTCCGTGCTGCCGCACCAGATCATCACCAGGCGCGACAGGTTGTGCTTTTGCTTGAACGCCTGAATATCATCGCGCACCATTTTCGCCAAATCCATTTTGCTCTTGGCGCTTTTGACGTTCGGGCCGTTGAGACGGCGCACGTAATTTTGATCGAACACCGCTTTCCACGGCTTGATGGCCTGCAGCGGCTCCTTGACCTGGTCGAGCAAACGCGGCTCCAGCACGCCGGCTTTCATCGCGGCGGCGTAGCAGTCGTCTTCAAAAATATCCCAGCCACCGCAAACCAGATCGTCGAGCTTTGCCAGTGGCACAAAATCCTTGATCAACGGTGTGCGCTTGTCGGTGCGTTTGCCGAGGCGAATCGTGCCCATTTGGGTCAACGAGCCGATGGGCTTGGAGATGCCGCGTTTGATGGCTTCGAGGCCGGCGATGAACGTGCTGGTCACCGCGCCCATTCCTGGAATGAGAATGCCAAGCTTTCCTTTAGGCTCTTTAATCGCAACTGATGCTTTGGTCAATGTAACCTCCTTGCGTTTGTATGTAGGGTCGCCTTGGGCGTGGAAACTGTGGTTTTGCATACAACGCTCCGTCGCTTGGCTAAAGCATTTCCTCGAGCCAAAGGCCGACGCCTGAAGGTGTTACTACGAACTTAATGAATGTTGGGTTTTGATTTCGAATTTTGGATTGAAAAACCGCCATCCGTAATCACAACGTTTACTGGCCGGCCTTCAACATCGCCTTTTCCGTATTGCGCACATGCCGCAAGCGCTGAAACGCCGTAAAGTTTGACAGCACGGCAATGAGGCCGACGGCGATGAGAAGGGCAATTTCATGAATCAGCGCGCCGAAGCCGAGCAGCACGATGCGCTCCGGCCGCTGCATG
This genomic stretch from candidate division KSB1 bacterium harbors:
- a CDS encoding MATE family efflux transporter gives rise to the protein MSYTDADTDSAASTMRLSFKGAEASPLKNLLRTALPAVVDLASQTIMWTVESILIGKISAAAFGGVGMALQVVILCITVLITFIVGSTLIITRHLGAGEKEEANHILSQAMILGAGMACLLAVFWYFGATNIFKLIKEDGGAAAEQAGVTYLRTLAIFAPFIITNFIAVGIVRGAGDTQYSMLINLGINGLNLILAPLLIFGLFGLPRLEVQGAALAAGICHTLGFLGTLYLLRSRKSALFLSFREMAQPNLQTFKRLFNAGVPTTIEQLVWAFGQLVVTGFVAQLGVEMLASHQVFLRIQAILSMLYMGFGMGAMTLMGKNLGAADRRLAQHTAEVSSTVMFISVVAVGLILWFFSRQLMSVFTNDPEVIHTGSFAMLVFALTQVPKAVNYVVVGNLRGAGDLRWLMWMTVASAFLLEIGLNWVIVFGILHGAQRAFLGLLCIWGVQLLDETIRLALYYWRFKGGKWKFLHV
- a CDS encoding inositol-3-phosphate synthase, giving the protein MTKASVAIKEPKGKLGILIPGMGAVTSTFIAGLEAIKRGISKPIGSLTQMGTIRLGKRTDKRTPLIKDFVPLAKLDDLVCGGWDIFEDDCYAAAMKAGVLEPRLLDQVKEPLQAIKPWKAVFDQNYVRRLNGPNVKSAKSKMDLAKMVRDDIQAFKQKHNLSRLVMIWCGSTEIFMPPNDPAYQSIDSFEKALCENNPAIAPSMIYAYAALQEGIPFANGAPNLTADIPAMIELAKINGSPLAGKDYKTGQTWMKTVVAPGIKARLLGLAGWYSTNILGNRDGEVLDDPESFRTKEESKLSVLDYILQPDLYPDLYKDYYHKVRINYYPPRGDNKEGWDNIDIFGWLGYPMQIKIDFLCRDSILAAPIVLDVVLFLDLAQRSGMKGIQEWLSFYFKSPMTAPELYPEHDLFIQLMKLKNTLRHLRGEELITHLGLEYYD